In the bacterium genome, one interval contains:
- a CDS encoding rod-binding protein: MGSWMESLHPGTSISSGPGWEGVLRAASGRASGEQGGREKLTRACEEFEAIFIQQMLKAMRRTALCSESRQEEIYRSLFDEEVSRVLARRGLGLKELLLGHLEEQALARQKHIETQVSPVPADIDSGEEK, translated from the coding sequence ATGGGCAGTTGGATGGAGTCCCTGCATCCTGGGACAAGCATTTCCAGCGGGCCGGGTTGGGAAGGGGTTCTGAGGGCAGCAAGTGGCAGAGCCTCAGGCGAACAGGGGGGAAGGGAAAAACTGACCAGGGCCTGCGAGGAGTTTGAAGCCATCTTCATCCAACAGATGCTCAAGGCCATGAGGCGCACTGCGCTTTGCTCTGAGAGCCGACAAGAAGAGATTTACAGAAGTCTTTTCGACGAGGAGGTCTCCAGGGTCCTGGCAAGAAGGGGCCTGGGCCTCAAGGAACTGCTTCTGGGACATCTAGAAGAGCAGGCTCTTGCGAGGCAAAAACACATAGAAACTCAAGTTTCTCCGGTTCCTGCCGATATAGACTCAGGAGAAGAAAAGTGA
- a CDS encoding flagellar basal body P-ring protein FlgI, whose product MAVRLKEISSIEGVRSNPLVGYGLVIGLQGTGDQNNTQFTVHSLANMLQRMGIRVPPEAVKVKNVAAVMVTAQLPAFARQGQNLDVQVASIGDAKSLQGGTLLLTPLHGPDGQVYVLAQGAVSVGGFSFGGASGGRVQQNHPTVGMVPNGGTVEREVRSSFGQKDIFRLVLHQEDFTTAQRAVKALNSRLGPGVARSIDGRTLELVVPSGFEGRQAEFLAAAEAVEIQPDASGKVILDERTGTVIMGERVRIDPVAIAQGGLTVIIKETPEVVPAAPFSPRPPQGAQPSSGATTGADMAPGGQTVVAPRSDVKVEEKGQGITLLQGGVTIAELVRALNAIGANPRQLITILQAIHKAGALHANLEVM is encoded by the coding sequence ATGGCTGTAAGGCTCAAGGAGATCTCCTCCATAGAGGGGGTCAGATCCAACCCTCTGGTGGGCTACGGTCTTGTGATAGGACTTCAGGGCACGGGTGATCAGAACAATACCCAGTTTACGGTCCACTCACTGGCCAACATGCTTCAGAGAATGGGAATCAGGGTCCCACCCGAGGCGGTGAAGGTGAAAAATGTGGCGGCCGTGATGGTCACGGCCCAGCTTCCGGCCTTTGCAAGGCAAGGTCAAAACCTGGATGTGCAGGTGGCCTCCATCGGAGATGCCAAGAGCCTTCAGGGGGGGACCCTCTTGTTGACCCCACTGCATGGTCCTGACGGGCAGGTCTATGTGCTGGCCCAGGGGGCGGTTTCCGTGGGAGGCTTCAGTTTTGGAGGAGCCTCAGGCGGCAGAGTGCAGCAGAACCATCCCACGGTTGGCATGGTTCCCAACGGAGGTACGGTGGAGAGGGAGGTGAGGAGTTCCTTCGGCCAAAAAGACATCTTCAGACTCGTTCTTCACCAGGAGGATTTCACCACTGCCCAAAGGGCCGTCAAAGCCCTCAACAGCAGATTGGGGCCAGGGGTGGCCAGGAGCATAGACGGCCGCACTCTGGAACTAGTGGTGCCCAGTGGATTTGAAGGAAGACAGGCTGAGTTTCTGGCAGCGGCCGAAGCGGTTGAGATCCAGCCAGATGCCTCAGGAAAGGTCATCCTGGATGAAAGGACCGGAACAGTCATCATGGGTGAAAGGGTTCGGATAGATCCCGTTGCCATAGCTCAGGGAGGTCTAACGGTCATCATCAAAGAGACTCCGGAGGTGGTTCCAGCAGCCCCCTTTTCACCCAGGCCTCCCCAAGGGGCCCAGCCTTCCAGCGGGGCCACCACAGGGGCGGACATGGCTCCAGGAGGCCAGACCGTGGTGGCGCCCAGAAGCGATGTGAAGGTGGAAGAAAAAGGGCAAGGTATTACCTTACTTCAGGGCGGGGTGACCATCGCAGAGCTGGTGCGTGCCTTAAACGCCATAGGGGCCAATCCAAGGCAATTGATCACCATCCTGCAGGCCATTCACAAGGCAGGGGCCTTGCATGCCAACCTGGAGGTAATGTGA
- a CDS encoding flagellar basal body L-ring protein FlgH: MWEKRFACACFLCVACLGWGCSPSLPPPPAWNAFPPSSRIPEQPAAEGSLWRPGSRLGDLYSDLRARHVGDVVTIRIVENAEALKSASTKTSRDSSLSASMSSFFGAPLNIGGFKPEASGSLKNDFEGSGTTQRKDTLVATMTAKVVDVLPHGLLRVEGYREVIINNERQYIILRGVIRPEDISSDNTVLSSSIADAQIAYAGQGVVSDKQKPGWVGRLLDHIWPF; encoded by the coding sequence ATGTGGGAAAAGCGGTTTGCTTGTGCCTGCTTCTTGTGTGTTGCGTGCCTGGGGTGGGGCTGCAGCCCTAGCTTGCCTCCGCCTCCTGCCTGGAACGCATTTCCACCCTCCAGCAGGATTCCTGAACAGCCTGCTGCAGAGGGAAGCCTCTGGAGGCCGGGGAGCAGACTCGGAGACCTCTACTCGGATCTAAGAGCCAGGCATGTGGGGGATGTGGTGACCATTCGCATAGTGGAGAACGCAGAGGCCCTCAAGAGCGCCAGCACCAAGACTTCCAGGGATAGTTCCCTTTCCGCCTCCATGAGCAGCTTCTTCGGTGCTCCCCTGAACATTGGGGGATTCAAGCCTGAGGCTTCTGGCTCATTGAAAAACGACTTTGAAGGCTCCGGTACAACTCAGAGAAAGGACACCTTGGTGGCCACCATGACCGCCAAAGTGGTGGATGTGCTGCCCCACGGCCTGCTGAGGGTGGAGGGATACAGGGAAGTCATAATAAACAACGAGAGGCAGTACATAATACTCAGGGGTGTCATAAGACCTGAGGACATCTCCTCGGACAATACTGTGCTGTCAAGCTCCATTGCCGACGCCCAGATAGCCTATGCAGGCCAAGGGGTGGTCAGCGACAAGCAAAAGCCAGGCTGGGTAGGCCGGCTCTTGGATCACATATGGCCTTTCTGA
- the flgA gene encoding flagellar basal body P-ring formation chaperone FlgA, with the protein MAKAFKETACSLALTLMVFCLLWPSMAWTGAQRSNEGQSHGVWVLSRSIPKGGVLGPGDVVKKPLGAGVQPAGAVEDPSVLMGMRAVRSLQAGSVLRLDQFKPEPIVRKGQKVEILLEKGGLKIVAPGEALEEGGSGQKIRVLNTSSRQVVLASVEHPGGVRVQF; encoded by the coding sequence ATGGCTAAAGCCTTTAAGGAAACTGCCTGTAGCTTAGCGTTGACATTAATGGTCTTTTGCCTATTGTGGCCCTCCATGGCCTGGACAGGAGCCCAAAGGAGCAATGAAGGGCAATCCCACGGGGTATGGGTTCTTTCCCGTTCCATTCCCAAGGGTGGAGTGCTGGGGCCTGGAGATGTTGTCAAGAAACCCCTGGGCGCTGGAGTGCAACCAGCAGGAGCGGTGGAAGACCCCTCTGTGTTGATGGGCATGAGGGCTGTAAGGAGTCTTCAGGCGGGCAGCGTGCTTCGCTTGGACCAGTTCAAGCCCGAGCCCATTGTGCGCAAGGGTCAGAAGGTGGAGATCTTGCTGGAAAAGGGCGGTCTCAAGATAGTGGCTCCTGGAGAGGCTCTGGAGGAGGGGGGATCAGGCCAAAAGATTAGGGTTCTGAATACCTCTTCCAGACAGGTGGTCTTGGCCTCTGTTGAGCATCCGGGGGGCGTGAGAGTCCAATTTTAG
- the flgG gene encoding flagellar basal-body rod protein FlgG produces the protein MLRSLWTAASGMEAQQLQIDVISNNLANANTTGFKKSKVNFQDLLYQSLSYPGAASSAQSQLPTGFQVGLGTRPVAVHKLFGQGDFQLTRNELDMAIEGQGFFKIVLPSGETAYTRDGAFKLNAQGEVVTSEGYRLEPGITIPQDATAISVGADGTVSVMRPGQNGFSEVGRITLTRFPNPPGLFAVGRNAFMPTDSSGDPVEGTPGDQGLGTLAQGFLEMSNVNIVEEMVAMIVAQRAYEINSKAIQTSDDMLQMVNNLKR, from the coding sequence ATGCTTAGATCTCTTTGGACAGCGGCTTCGGGTATGGAAGCCCAGCAGCTTCAGATAGATGTCATATCCAATAACCTGGCCAATGCCAACACTACAGGCTTCAAGAAGAGCAAGGTGAATTTTCAGGACTTGCTTTACCAGTCCCTGAGCTATCCTGGGGCCGCCTCCTCTGCTCAAAGCCAGCTTCCCACAGGCTTTCAGGTGGGACTTGGAACCAGGCCTGTTGCCGTGCACAAGCTTTTTGGCCAGGGTGATTTTCAGCTCACCAGAAATGAATTGGACATGGCCATCGAAGGCCAGGGTTTTTTCAAGATAGTTCTGCCCTCAGGGGAAACTGCCTATACCCGAGATGGAGCCTTCAAACTGAATGCCCAGGGAGAGGTGGTCACCTCTGAAGGTTACAGGCTGGAGCCTGGTATAACCATTCCCCAAGATGCCACGGCCATTTCCGTGGGGGCCGACGGGACAGTTTCTGTCATGCGGCCAGGTCAAAACGGTTTCTCCGAGGTAGGCCGCATAACCCTCACACGTTTCCCCAATCCCCCTGGCCTGTTCGCGGTGGGCCGCAATGCCTTCATGCCCACAGATTCTTCCGGAGATCCTGTGGAGGGGACTCCAGGAGACCAGGGTCTAGGAACGCTGGCACAGGGTTTTCTCGAGATGTCCAACGTGAACATCGTGGAGGAGATGGTGGCCATGATCGTGGCCCAAAGGGCCTATGAGATAAACTCCAAGGCCATTCAAACCTCAGATGACATGCTTCAGATGGTCAACAACCTAAAGAGGTAG
- a CDS encoding flagellar hook-basal body protein: protein MFAELYVAASGMAVRQERMDVLAHNLANANTVGFKMGEVVLEERPLEIPGLGPDAPSHVRLVERRTDFSPGEIHYTGEPLDVALAQEGFFVVEAPDGIRLTRDGRFSMNGEGKLVLRGMAVLGQNGQIVSAGGSLSINQEGNVSSGNSVLGKLKVVRVTEPQKLTPLGDGLYGVPEGVSMEEMAKVEVLPAHLEMSNVNSIKCMVQMIEAIRAFEMNQRMVQTLDRLGEKAVQELSRTA, encoded by the coding sequence ATGTTTGCAGAACTTTATGTTGCGGCCTCAGGCATGGCGGTCAGGCAGGAAAGGATGGATGTGCTGGCCCACAATCTGGCCAATGCCAACACCGTAGGCTTCAAGATGGGGGAGGTGGTCTTGGAGGAGCGCCCCCTGGAAATTCCAGGGCTGGGCCCGGATGCCCCCAGCCACGTGAGACTGGTGGAGAGGCGCACTGATTTTTCACCAGGTGAGATCCACTACACAGGAGAACCTCTGGATGTGGCGCTGGCACAGGAAGGTTTCTTTGTGGTGGAGGCACCTGATGGCATCAGGTTGACTCGTGACGGGCGTTTTTCAATGAATGGGGAAGGCAAGCTGGTGCTAAGGGGCATGGCAGTGCTGGGTCAAAACGGCCAGATCGTATCGGCCGGGGGCAGCCTGAGCATCAACCAGGAAGGAAATGTGTCATCAGGAAATTCGGTCCTGGGCAAGCTCAAGGTGGTGAGAGTTACAGAGCCACAAAAGCTAACCCCTTTGGGAGATGGGCTCTATGGGGTCCCCGAGGGGGTTTCAATGGAGGAGATGGCCAAGGTGGAGGTCTTACCGGCCCACCTGGAGATGTCCAACGTGAATTCCATCAAGTGCATGGTGCAGATGATAGAGGCCATTCGTGCCTTTGAGATGAATCAGAGAATGGTCCAGACCTTAGACAGGCTGGGAGAGAAGGCAGTGCAGGAACTGAGCAGAACCGCCTAG
- a CDS encoding EscU/YscU/HrcU family type III secretion system export apparatus switch protein, protein MSHQDQPLQSSLGERLLKAVALGYRRGVDPAPRVLAKGRGEIAKKIIQIARANNIPIQEDPCLVGLLAELDLNQEIPPVLYRAVAEVLAFVYRVREKNAYPGEGNAG, encoded by the coding sequence ATGAGCCATCAGGATCAGCCTTTGCAATCCTCCCTGGGGGAAAGACTTCTCAAAGCCGTGGCCTTGGGCTATCGCAGGGGAGTGGATCCCGCTCCGAGGGTTTTGGCTAAGGGCAGGGGGGAAATAGCAAAGAAGATAATCCAGATAGCCAGGGCCAACAATATCCCCATCCAGGAAGATCCTTGCCTGGTGGGGCTTCTGGCAGAGCTGGATCTGAATCAGGAGATACCTCCGGTGCTTTACAGGGCCGTGGCAGAGGTTTTGGCCTTTGTGTACAGGGTGAGGGAGAAAAATGCCTACCCTGGGGAAGGAAATGCCGGTTGA
- a CDS encoding flagellar basal body-associated FliL family protein — MSAESPKKPKVLKRKGREVEEALLFEDQMDEAALEEWERKMGLHEEEDSETPVLEEIPESSEPSGENLSQQQQTHEPPTEASPKGEASWRQSGKLRWLGLAGVRLYLEEKSPVEKSLFMAASACVVICLAFVSFLWTISKPQPEVPTPEQGPQEMVLDLVVPLKEGRAGLWVSLSLELEETGLQSWEVRRELLELIREMDPGELLGDQGISRLRASMAQRLSLRWPWVKKEGIRFLQYLIL, encoded by the coding sequence TTGTCAGCAGAGAGTCCCAAAAAACCCAAGGTCTTGAAGAGAAAGGGCAGGGAAGTGGAGGAGGCCCTTCTTTTTGAAGACCAGATGGATGAGGCGGCTCTGGAAGAGTGGGAGCGCAAGATGGGGCTTCATGAGGAGGAAGACTCCGAGACCCCTGTTCTGGAGGAGATTCCAGAGAGCTCCGAGCCTTCGGGGGAGAATTTGTCCCAGCAGCAACAGACACATGAGCCCCCAACAGAGGCCTCTCCCAAAGGCGAGGCTTCCTGGCGCCAGTCAGGCAAACTGAGGTGGCTTGGCTTGGCGGGGGTGCGCCTGTACCTGGAAGAGAAGAGCCCTGTGGAAAAATCCCTTTTCATGGCAGCTTCGGCTTGTGTGGTGATATGCCTGGCCTTTGTTTCTTTCCTTTGGACCATATCCAAGCCTCAACCAGAGGTACCTACCCCAGAGCAAGGGCCCCAAGAAATGGTCTTGGACTTGGTGGTGCCTCTCAAGGAGGGCAGGGCGGGTCTTTGGGTGTCCTTGTCTTTGGAGCTGGAGGAAACTGGCTTGCAGAGCTGGGAAGTGAGAAGGGAACTCTTGGAACTCATAAGGGAAATGGATCCAGGGGAGCTCCTGGGAGATCAGGGTATAAGCAGGCTTCGGGCTTCCATGGCACAGAGACTTAGTTTGAGATGGCCCTGGGTCAAGAAAGAAGGCATCAGGTTTCTTCAATACTTGATACTTTGA
- a CDS encoding FliA/WhiG family RNA polymerase sigma factor encodes MRGQILLKESAEATAQPNSGAEPSEREKQIQAFLPFIKYQVLRLVGRIPHYVDVQDLTHAGILGLLDALEKFDESRGTQLKTYAEFRIRGAILDELRSMDWATRTTREKIKRLEEAQFKLEGKLKRSPTEEELADFLGLEMGAYHQMLMETKGSGFMSIEDLLEGEPGEQKLNLTSEADPYESLSNRQLRSKVLDGLKHLNEKEQLVLQLYYYEELTMKEIGMILDVTESRVCQIHSAALKKLRACLEKKI; translated from the coding sequence ATGAGAGGACAGATCCTCTTAAAGGAAAGTGCTGAGGCCACTGCTCAGCCCAATAGCGGGGCAGAGCCCTCGGAGCGAGAAAAGCAGATCCAGGCCTTTCTTCCCTTCATCAAGTATCAGGTGCTCAGGTTGGTGGGAAGAATACCCCACTATGTGGATGTGCAGGACCTGACCCACGCAGGCATCTTGGGACTTCTGGACGCCCTCGAGAAGTTCGATGAGAGCCGTGGCACTCAGCTTAAGACCTATGCGGAGTTCCGCATCAGAGGAGCCATCTTGGACGAGCTGCGTTCCATGGATTGGGCCACCAGGACCACCCGAGAGAAGATCAAGAGGCTCGAAGAAGCTCAATTCAAACTGGAGGGAAAACTCAAGCGTTCTCCCACCGAGGAGGAACTGGCCGATTTCCTGGGCCTGGAGATGGGAGCCTATCACCAAATGCTCATGGAGACAAAGGGATCGGGCTTCATGTCCATAGAGGATCTCTTGGAAGGGGAGCCCGGGGAGCAAAAACTCAATCTTACATCTGAAGCGGATCCTTACGAGTCATTGAGCAACCGCCAGCTGAGATCCAAGGTGCTGGATGGTCTAAAACACCTCAATGAAAAAGAGCAGCTGGTGCTCCAGCTTTACTACTATGAAGAGCTTACCATGAAGGAAATCGGAATGATCCTGGATGTGACGGAGTCCAGGGTGTGCCAGATCCACTCTGCGGCCCTTAAGAAACTTAGGGCTTGCCTGGAGAAGAAGATCTGA
- a CDS encoding MinD/ParA family protein, protein MILVRDQGTTLRQMRFRSSMQEGLKNSPLRSLAVTSGKGGVGKTSLAANLACILSDMGTRVLLLDGDMGLANVDVLFGLSPERTIRDFLAGRCSLDKVLLKGPSGIGILPGGSGQLDLTHLSREQRLSLYSGINDLRYEHDLVLIDTAAGVSPNVLHFNAMAERIMVVVTPEPTSITDAYAMIKLMFMHYRRRDFWILVNTARSEAEAQETFCGLNRVVERFLRFSLTDLGWIPWDSAVASSVRSQKPFVHLYPEARASMNLVQVGTRLREIAGRESSCSEMVLFGPYS, encoded by the coding sequence ATGATCTTGGTTAGGGACCAAGGTACCACACTTCGACAGATGCGCTTTCGCAGCAGCATGCAAGAGGGCCTCAAGAACTCCCCTTTGAGGAGCCTGGCCGTCACCAGCGGCAAAGGAGGAGTCGGAAAGACAAGCCTGGCGGCAAACCTTGCTTGTATCCTCTCCGACATGGGCACAAGGGTGCTGCTTCTGGACGGGGACATGGGATTGGCCAATGTGGATGTGCTCTTTGGGCTTTCACCCGAGAGGACCATAAGGGATTTCCTGGCAGGGCGTTGCAGCCTGGACAAGGTGCTTCTCAAGGGTCCTTCGGGCATCGGCATATTGCCAGGAGGCTCGGGGCAGCTGGATCTTACCCACCTGAGCAGGGAGCAGAGGCTGAGTCTTTACTCTGGCATAAACGATCTGCGTTACGAGCATGACCTGGTGCTCATAGATACCGCAGCCGGGGTTTCTCCCAATGTACTTCATTTCAATGCCATGGCAGAGAGAATCATGGTGGTTGTTACCCCGGAGCCCACGAGCATAACCGATGCCTATGCCATGATCAAACTCATGTTCATGCACTATCGAAGAAGGGACTTCTGGATCCTGGTGAACACAGCCCGAAGCGAGGCCGAGGCTCAAGAGACCTTCTGCGGGCTGAACAGGGTGGTGGAGAGGTTCCTCAGGTTCTCCCTGACAGATCTGGGGTGGATCCCTTGGGATTCGGCAGTGGCCTCATCTGTGCGGAGCCAGAAGCCCTTTGTGCACCTGTATCCCGAGGCCCGGGCCTCCATGAATCTTGTCCAGGTGGGCACAAGGCTAAGAGAGATAGCGGGACGGGAGAGTTCATGTTCGGAAATGGTACTGTTCGGACCCTATTCGTGA
- the flhF gene encoding flagellar biosynthesis protein FlhF, with protein MKVKTYKAIDMQEALRLIKRDLGPQAVILSTRKVVDGKRAFGLLGRPMVEVTAALDGPGSPGSGEPLPEGVKGQEAGLKALESLKEELGELKREMAQVFEAARQPALELSSRLESELEELRWWTSKMVQHVRIRDSQVSTAPGNAMLLKLVRNGMRESHALQIVLRVEQELGQRILEEENFSPTVESLLSRLAKTQDPLIRDPSKGPAVLALIGPTGVGKTTTVAKIAARCALDGGKKVALVTNDTYRIAAVEQLRTYARIMGVPLEVVLEPGELPRVLDSHSDKDIILIDTAGRSPMDGSHMGELRDILCSDTRVKTLLLVSATTESSALERAVRRFISLRPVGLIGTKLDEAPHFGALFSVSLQMRLPFAFFTTGQRVPEDIRSATKQDMASWTLWGLPLFYPEAETLQAAG; from the coding sequence ATGAAAGTTAAGACCTACAAGGCCATAGACATGCAGGAAGCCCTTCGCCTCATCAAGAGGGACCTGGGCCCCCAAGCGGTCATCCTCTCCACCAGAAAGGTGGTGGACGGAAAAAGAGCCTTCGGGCTTCTGGGCAGGCCCATGGTAGAGGTCACAGCCGCCTTGGACGGGCCCGGTAGCCCAGGCAGTGGAGAGCCTCTCCCTGAAGGGGTGAAGGGGCAGGAGGCTGGGCTCAAGGCTCTGGAGTCTCTCAAAGAGGAACTGGGGGAACTCAAGAGGGAGATGGCGCAGGTGTTCGAGGCAGCCAGACAACCTGCCCTGGAGCTGAGCTCCAGGCTGGAATCTGAGCTGGAAGAGCTGAGGTGGTGGACCAGCAAGATGGTTCAACATGTCAGGATCAGAGACTCACAGGTGTCCACTGCTCCGGGCAATGCCATGCTCCTAAAATTGGTTCGAAACGGCATGCGCGAATCCCATGCTCTTCAAATAGTCCTGAGGGTGGAACAGGAACTGGGCCAAAGAATCCTCGAGGAAGAGAACTTCTCTCCCACGGTGGAGAGCCTCTTGAGCAGACTGGCCAAGACCCAGGATCCCCTCATCAGGGACCCCTCCAAGGGCCCTGCTGTGCTGGCTCTCATAGGCCCCACAGGAGTAGGAAAGACCACCACCGTGGCAAAGATCGCTGCCCGCTGCGCCTTGGATGGAGGCAAAAAGGTGGCCCTGGTCACCAACGATACCTACAGAATAGCGGCCGTGGAGCAACTCAGGACCTATGCCAGGATAATGGGAGTGCCATTGGAAGTGGTGCTCGAGCCCGGTGAGCTCCCCAGGGTTCTGGATTCCCATTCGGACAAGGACATCATCTTGATAGACACAGCGGGCAGAAGCCCCATGGACGGGTCTCATATGGGAGAGCTCAGGGACATACTCTGTTCGGATACCAGAGTAAAGACTCTCTTGCTGGTGAGTGCCACCACAGAGTCCTCGGCCCTGGAACGAGCGGTGAGGAGGTTCATCTCCTTGAGACCAGTGGGCCTGATAGGCACCAAGCTGGACGAGGCCCCCCATTTTGGGGCTCTCTTTAGTGTATCGCTTCAAATGAGGCTGCCTTTTGCCTTTTTCACCACGGGGCAGAGGGTTCCAGAAGACATCAGAAGTGCCACCAAGCAGGACATGGCCAGCTGGACCCTCTGGGGATTGCCTTTGTTCTACCCTGAGGCCGAGACATTGCAGGCCGCAGGGTGA
- the flhA gene encoding flagellar biosynthesis protein FlhA: protein MSTQRLAIPSTGGLLKSGEVLLAAGVMGILLVMVFPLPKPLLDLLLAFNITMSVLIMMVALYIVQPLEFSVFPTMLLVATLFRLSLNVASTRLILLHGNEGPDAAGHVIKAFGSFVVGGNYVVGMVVFLILVVINFIVITKGSGRIAEVAARFTLDAMPGKQMSIDADLNAGLIDDSTARQRRKLIEREADFYGAMDGASKFVRGDAIAGIVIVFINIVGGLLIGVGQKGMPILEGLRTYTILTIGDGLVSQIPALVVSTSAGLVVTRAASDSFLGTDLLKQVIHNFRAVAMASAIILILGLLPGLPALPFMGLALGAAVVAWKIHGTEKKKQQEQKAQASAAAKPGVSSREEVEALLPMDPLELEIGYALIPLVDSEQKGTVLERIRMIRRQVALDMGVVIPLMHIRDNLHLKPNQYSIKLNGVQVASGELMMGHCLALDAGSVKTPIKGIPTQEPTFGLPALWIPQSERDRAQALGYTVVDPDTVLVTHLSEVVRSHLHELLSRQDVQRLLDNVAKEHPKVVEELVPKLLSIGEVHRVLQYLLRERISIRNLVQILESLGDWAPHTRNPRILAEHVRCSLGRAITRKHLDEEQRLPALLLDPALEEMLLSSIRRNELESFLALDPETARRVILSIQRALEPHLHSPHPPVLLCDAALRPHLKQLTERYIPTLTVMSHQEVDPDVAIKALDSVRLSHES, encoded by the coding sequence GTTTTCCCTCTTCCCAAACCCCTCCTGGACCTTCTTCTGGCTTTCAACATAACCATGTCGGTCTTGATCATGATGGTGGCCCTTTACATAGTGCAACCCCTGGAGTTCTCTGTTTTTCCCACCATGTTGCTGGTGGCCACCCTCTTTAGGCTTTCTTTGAACGTGGCCTCCACAAGGTTGATATTGCTCCATGGCAATGAGGGTCCGGATGCAGCCGGGCATGTGATCAAGGCCTTTGGCAGCTTTGTGGTGGGTGGCAACTACGTGGTGGGCATGGTGGTGTTCCTGATACTGGTGGTCATCAACTTCATAGTGATCACAAAGGGTTCGGGTAGGATCGCAGAGGTGGCTGCCCGCTTCACCCTGGATGCCATGCCCGGCAAACAGATGAGCATAGATGCAGATTTGAACGCTGGGCTCATAGATGACAGCACCGCCAGACAACGCCGCAAGCTCATAGAAAGAGAAGCGGATTTCTACGGGGCCATGGATGGTGCCAGCAAATTCGTCAGGGGAGACGCCATAGCCGGCATAGTCATAGTGTTCATAAATATTGTGGGAGGCCTTCTAATCGGGGTAGGGCAGAAGGGAATGCCCATTCTGGAAGGCCTTCGAACATACACGATCCTCACCATCGGTGACGGGTTGGTCTCCCAGATTCCAGCTCTGGTGGTCTCCACATCAGCGGGCCTGGTGGTCACCAGGGCAGCCTCAGACTCTTTTCTGGGTACAGACCTGTTGAAACAGGTGATCCATAACTTCAGGGCAGTGGCCATGGCATCTGCCATCATCTTGATTCTGGGCCTCTTGCCAGGGCTTCCGGCTCTTCCTTTCATGGGCCTGGCCTTGGGGGCAGCAGTGGTGGCCTGGAAGATTCACGGCACAGAAAAGAAAAAACAGCAAGAGCAAAAGGCCCAGGCCTCTGCTGCTGCAAAGCCGGGAGTAAGCTCCAGAGAAGAGGTGGAAGCTTTGCTTCCCATGGATCCCCTAGAGCTGGAGATAGGCTATGCACTCATTCCTTTGGTGGACTCGGAACAGAAAGGCACTGTGCTTGAGCGCATCAGGATGATCCGGCGGCAGGTGGCCCTGGACATGGGAGTGGTGATTCCTCTGATGCATATCAGGGACAATCTTCACCTGAAGCCCAATCAATACAGCATAAAGCTCAACGGGGTCCAGGTAGCCTCAGGCGAGCTGATGATGGGCCACTGTCTGGCCCTTGACGCGGGCTCAGTCAAGACCCCCATCAAGGGCATTCCCACCCAGGAGCCAACATTCGGGCTTCCGGCCCTCTGGATCCCCCAAAGCGAGAGAGACAGGGCCCAGGCCCTGGGCTATACGGTGGTGGACCCGGATACCGTGCTTGTAACCCACCTATCAGAAGTGGTTCGTTCACATCTGCACGAACTCCTGAGCCGTCAAGATGTCCAGAGACTCCTGGACAACGTGGCCAAGGAGCATCCCAAGGTGGTGGAGGAGCTGGTGCCCAAGTTGCTCAGCATAGGAGAAGTGCACAGGGTGCTCCAGTATCTACTGAGGGAGCGGATATCCATCAGGAACCTGGTGCAGATTCTGGAGAGCCTGGGAGACTGGGCTCCTCATACCCGCAATCCTAGAATCCTGGCAGAACACGTGCGCTGCTCCCTGGGCAGGGCCATAACCAGGAAACATCTGGATGAAGAGCAGAGGCTTCCTGCCTTGTTGTTGGATCCGGCCCTGGAGGAGATGCTGTTGAGCTCCATCAGGAGGAACGAGCTGGAATCCTTCCTGGCCCTGGATCCTGAAACAGCCCGACGAGTCATACTTTCCATACAAAGGGCCCTGGAGCCTCACCTGCACAGTCCCCATCCACCCGTATTGCTCTGCGACGCTGCCTTGAGGCCTCATCTCAAGCAGCTCACTGAGCGTTACATTCCCACCCTGACGGTAATGTCCCATCAAGAGGTGGATCCAGATGTGGCCATCAAGGCATTGGACAGCGTGAGGTTGAGCCATGAAAGTTAA